The segment CAATCGGAATCATCGGAGCAGGCTTCATCGGAACCGCCGTCGCGAAGGCGGCCATCGCGAGCGGCTACGACGTCGTGATCAGCAATTCGCGCGGACCGGAGACGCTCGCCGACCTCATCGAGGAGCTCGGCCCCAAGGCCACCGCCGCCACCGCCGCGGGAGCCGCCGACGCCGGCGAGTTCGCCGTCGTCACCGTGCCGCTCAAGGCCGTCGACGCCGTCCCCGTCGAGCCCCTCGCCGGCAAGATCGTGATCGACACCAACAACTACTACTTCGAGCGCGACGGCCACATCCAGGCCCTCGACGACGGCCAGGACACGACGTCGGAGATGCTCCAGCGCCACCTGCCCACGAGCCGCGTCGCCAAGGGCTTCAACCACATCATGGCCGCCCAGATCCTCACCGACGGCAAGCCCGCCGGCACCGAGGGTCGTCGCGCCCTCGCCACGTCGAGCGACTTCGACGACGCCGCCCAGCTCGTCACGAAGCTCTACGACGAGTTCGGCTTCGACACCGTCAACGTCGGCCCGCTCCGCGACAGCTGGCGCGTCGAGCGCGACCAGCCGGCCTACGTCGTCCCGCAGACGAAGCAGGAGCTGATCGACAACCTGGCGAAGGCCGTCCGGGCGACCCCCGCATCCTGACCCACCCCGCGCCCTGACGAGAGTCGGGGCGAGCCGCGGCCGACGAGAGCGCTACGCCTCGTCGGCCGCTGTCAGGCCGCGGGCCAGTTCGACCAGGAGGCTCGGCTTGTCGTCCCGGGGCACGATCACCTCGACGAACACCAGCCGCTCCGTGACCGAGGAGGCCAGCGCCAGGGCGCCGCGCAGCTCCGCGACGGTCCGGACGGTGACGGTCTCCGACGGCACGTTCGGCGCGAGCGTCGCCGGGATCGCGGTCCAGTTCCACGTCGCGATGTCCTGGTAGGGCGCGTCCGGGCTCTGGATGGCCCGCTCGACCGTGTAGCCCTCGTTGTTGACGAGGAACACGATCGGTGCGAGGCCGCGCTGCAGCACCGTCCCCAGCTCCTGGATCGTGAGCTGGGCCGACCCATCGCCGATGAAGAGCACGGCGCGCTTGTCCGGAGCCGCGATCGCCGCCCCGAGCATCGCCGGCAGCGTGAATCCGATCGACGACCACACCGGCTGGCCGAGCAGGTCGCTGCCGTCCGGCATCGAGAGCTCGAGCGCCCCGTAGAAGGGCGTGCCGGCCTCGGCGATGGCGAGCGTGTCGCGCGGGAGCCAGGCCTGGATCTCGGCCCAAAAGGCGTCCTGCGAGAGCGGGCTCAGCGGATCCTGCCCCTCGACGCGAGGGACGCCGGAGACGACCTCCGCGTTCGGCGCCGCCTCGAGGGCCAGTTCGCGGGCGACGCGCTCGACGGCCGCCAGCGAGTCGGCCATCGTGACGCCGTAGTAGCTCGCGCCGCGGATCCGGGCCGTCGTGAAGTCGAGGTCGATCGAGTCGTCCGGGTCGAAGCCGTGCGAGAAGAAGCCGGTCAGGAAGTCGCTCATGACGACCCCGGCGAGGACGAGCGGCGTCGCGCCGTCGACGGCCTCCCGTGTTCCCGGCGTCTTCGTCATGGCGCCGTTGTACATGCCGAGGCTGCTCCGGTGCGACTCGTCGATGATCGCGCGCGACCCGGCCTGCGAGGCGATGCGCACTCCCGAGACCTCCGCGAGCGAGCGGATCGACGACTCGAGGTTCTTGCGGTGGACCCGCGGGCCCGCGAGCACCGTCAGGTCGGTCGCCCCGGCCAGAGCGACCCGGAGATCGGCCTCGAACGCGGCCAGGGAGTCCGGGTCGCTCCGACGGGGCCGGAGCGGCGTCGCCAGGCTGCCGGCCGGGATCCGGGCGACCGCCACGTCGGCCGGGATCGACAGGTAGCCCGGCTTCGACGCCTCCAGCGCGGCGACGAGAACGCGGTCGATCTCCTGGCCGGCGTTCTGACGGCGGAGCGTCGCGGAGGCCGTGGTGACCTCGTCGTAGGCGCGCGAGAAGTGGCCGTAGTCGCCGTCGATGAGCGTGTGGTGGACCTTGGCGCCGGCGGCGGCGACCGCCGTGCGCGGTGCCCCGGTGATCTGGATGACCGGGACGTCCTCGGCGAACGAGCCCGCGACGCCGTTGATGGCGGAGAGCTCGCCGACGCCGTACGTCGTCACGAGCGCCCCAATCCGGCGCGAAATCCGGGCGAAGCCGTCGGCCGCGTAGGCCGCGTTCAGCTCGTTGGTCGACCCGACCCAGTGGAAGGTCGGAACGGTCAGCATCTCGTCGAGGAGGCTGAGGTTGTAGTCGCCCGGCAGGCCGAACACGTGGGTCGCGCCCAGCTGGCCGAGGCGGGTGGCGAGGTACTGGCCGACGGTGACCGTCGCGGGTGTCGTCGAGGGGGCAGTCATGCGGAAATGAGATCATCGACTCGGTCGCCTGCACAAGCGACCTGTCGTGCACTGTGCAGAATGATCAACGAATCCGCCCGCTCACACCCGGGAGTCACCAGAGTGACCGACTACGACCTGACCGACCAGCGGCTCCTGACCGCGCTCGACGACCACCCGCGGAGGCCGGTCGCGCTGCTCGCCGAGCGCCTCGCGATGGCCCGCGGCACCGTCCAGTCGCGCCTCGCCCGGCTCCGGGAGGACGGGCGGCTCCGGCTCCACTCGACGAGGATCCGGCCGGGGTCGCTGGGCTACGGCACGCGCGCCTTCGTCATGGCCTCGGTGGAGCAGAACTCCTTCGAGCGGTCGATGAGCGCCCTGGTCGATCTGCCCGAGGTGATCGAGTGCGTCGCCGTCTCCGGCGCGGAGGACATCGTCTGCCAGGTCATCGCGCGCGACAACGCCCACCTCTTCGAGGTGACGCAGCACATGATGCGGATCCCGGGGATCCTGCGGACTTCGACGTCCATCGTGCTCCAGGAGTACATCGAGCTGCGGATGGCGCAGCTGCTGGCGCGCGACGAGCCGCGGCGGCCCTGAGCGTCGAGGGCACG is part of the Frondihabitans sp. 762G35 genome and harbors:
- a CDS encoding NADPH-dependent F420 reductase; this translates as MTTIGIIGAGFIGTAVAKAAIASGYDVVISNSRGPETLADLIEELGPKATAATAAGAADAGEFAVVTVPLKAVDAVPVEPLAGKIVIDTNNYYFERDGHIQALDDGQDTTSEMLQRHLPTSRVAKGFNHIMAAQILTDGKPAGTEGRRALATSSDFDDAAQLVTKLYDEFGFDTVNVGPLRDSWRVERDQPAYVVPQTKQELIDNLAKAVRATPAS
- a CDS encoding Lrp/AsnC family transcriptional regulator; its protein translation is MTDYDLTDQRLLTALDDHPRRPVALLAERLAMARGTVQSRLARLREDGRLRLHSTRIRPGSLGYGTRAFVMASVEQNSFERSMSALVDLPEVIECVAVSGAEDIVCQVIARDNAHLFEVTQHMMRIPGILRTSTSIVLQEYIELRMAQLLARDEPRRP
- a CDS encoding alpha-keto acid decarboxylase family protein, with protein sequence MTAPSTTPATVTVGQYLATRLGQLGATHVFGLPGDYNLSLLDEMLTVPTFHWVGSTNELNAAYAADGFARISRRIGALVTTYGVGELSAINGVAGSFAEDVPVIQITGAPRTAVAAAGAKVHHTLIDGDYGHFSRAYDEVTTASATLRRQNAGQEIDRVLVAALEASKPGYLSIPADVAVARIPAGSLATPLRPRRSDPDSLAAFEADLRVALAGATDLTVLAGPRVHRKNLESSIRSLAEVSGVRIASQAGSRAIIDESHRSSLGMYNGAMTKTPGTREAVDGATPLVLAGVVMSDFLTGFFSHGFDPDDSIDLDFTTARIRGASYYGVTMADSLAAVERVARELALEAAPNAEVVSGVPRVEGQDPLSPLSQDAFWAEIQAWLPRDTLAIAEAGTPFYGALELSMPDGSDLLGQPVWSSIGFTLPAMLGAAIAAPDKRAVLFIGDGSAQLTIQELGTVLQRGLAPIVFLVNNEGYTVERAIQSPDAPYQDIATWNWTAIPATLAPNVPSETVTVRTVAELRGALALASSVTERLVFVEVIVPRDDKPSLLVELARGLTAADEA